The Penaeus chinensis breed Huanghai No. 1 chromosome 16, ASM1920278v2, whole genome shotgun sequence genome window below encodes:
- the LOC125033296 gene encoding LOW QUALITY PROTEIN: venom phosphodiesterase 2-like (The sequence of the model RefSeq protein was modified relative to this genomic sequence to represent the inferred CDS: deleted 2 bases in 1 codon): MKQSRGYIIGGAVAVVLVVIVVMAVLVSPKPEIRACPASYESHPLILVSLDGFRADYLEKGLTPGLQALVDGGVHAPFMKPSYPTLTFPNHYTIVTGLYPESHGIIANKFYDPEYHATFSMGSEESLQGRWWGGEPIWNTLTRQGKMSATFFWPGSEADIGGQHPTYWLPYNDDTLFSERVQQVLSWITLPAEDRPAWVSLYLNEPDHTGHGEGPDSNQVEALIMYADRSIQQLVSGLEDLGLLDCVNLVLVADHGMVASGLDKIIKLQDYVADIYDLAYTYSGAFGRISLKNDSEGIEMDVLEKLTCRRSPQPRYPRTPRRGFPLKQNRRIENIVLDLDAGYTVSVSSDFYLEGQHGYDNYEQKMNVSVRADGGEKFTRKRLLDTTRFINSFPSDIAKTHLDQSQSPSSFPQEAKPPAASYPSAEVEVARLTLSGCEGDLAAVEPWMSSLDLSEAQKQEAEARHLPWGVLHSGNLSASLVLLNQSQTP, from the exons ATGAAGCAGTCACGTGGCTACATCATCGGCGGA GCCGTCgcggtggtgctggtggtgatcgTGGTGATGGCGGTGCTTGTGTCACCCAAGCCAGAGATCCGTGCCTGCCCCGCCTCCTACGAGAGCCATCCCTTGATCCTGGTGTCTCTCGATGGCTTCCGGGCGGACTATCTCGAGAAAGGCCTCACGCCTGGCCTGCAGGCGCTTGTGGATGGGGGGGTCCACGCCCCCTTCATGAAGCCCTCgtaccccaccctcaccttccctAACCACTACACCATTGTCACG GGCCTGTACCCGGAGTCCCACGGCATCATCGCCAACAAGTTCTACGACCCGGAGTACCATGCTACCTTCTCCATGGGCAGCGAGGAGTCCCTGCAGGGCCGCTGGTGGGGCGGCGAGCCAATCTGGAACACTCTCACGCGCCAA GGTAAAATGAGCGCGACGTTCTTCTGGCCGGGCTCCGAAGCCGACATTGGGGGCCAGCACCCGACCTACTGGTTGCCCTACAACGACGACACGCTCTTCAGCGAGCGCGTCCAGCAG GTCCTTAGTTGGATCACTCTGCCAGCTGAAGACAGGCCGGCCTGGGTCTCCCTGTACCTCAATGAGCCAGACCACACGGGCCACGGGGAGGGACCCGACAGCAACCAg GTCGAGGCCCTGATTATGTACGCGGACCGCTCGATCCAGCAGTTGGTGTCAGGGCTGGAGGACCTTGGCTTGCTCGACTGCGTGAACCTGGTGCTGGTGGCTGACCACGGCATGGTGGCTTCGGGGCTGGACAAGATCATCAAACTCCAGGACTACGTGGCCGACATCTACGACCTCGCCTACACGTACTCCGGCGCCTTTGGGAGAATCAGCCTGAAGAACGACAGCGAAG GGATCGAGATGGACGTCCTCGAGAAGCTGACGTGC CGGAGGAGTCCCCAGCCACGATACCCCCGAACCCCCCGACGCGGGTTTCCCCTTAAACAAAACCGCCGCATCGAAAATATCGTGCTCGACCTCGACGCCGGCTACACCGTCAGCGTCTCCTCCGATTTCTACCTCGAGGGTCAGCATGGATACGACAACTATGAGCAGAAGATGAATGTAAGCGTTAGGGctgatggaggg GAAAAATTTACCAGGAAAAGACTTTTAGACACAACCCGCTTCATCAACAGCTTTCCGTCCGACATAGCGAAGACTCACTTAGATCAAAGTCAaagtccttcttcctttccccaggAGGCGAAGCCGCCCGCCGCCTCCTACCCCAGCGCCGAGGTAGAGGTGGCTCGGCTGACGCTGTCAGGCTGCGAGGGAGACCTGGCGGCTgttgag CCCTGGATGTCAAGCCTGGATCTGTCGGAGGCGCAGAAGCAGGAGGCGGAGGCCCGACATCTCCCTTGGGGCGTCCTGCACTCGGGGAACCTATCTGCCTCGCTGGTCCTCCTGAACCAAAGCCAAACCCCGTAA